From the genome of Clarias gariepinus isolate MV-2021 ecotype Netherlands chromosome 28, CGAR_prim_01v2, whole genome shotgun sequence, one region includes:
- the si:dkey-154b15.1 gene encoding uncharacterized protein si:dkey-154b15.1: MEPMVIEVHGVPSISSHDRMTDQLKIHFLKRKNSGGDVLMVIYPTSTPGQAYVIFESAEVPEVLAWKHILEVDNRFYPIGVKKAHLSEVDMPVETSLDLSMFPKQEKTVSKLLKYYGFNVKDIKSGHVQLHGSFLKLKLLRSKLMQLQGHEHQSHERSPTTLHNGSTLGYGMERNSVDHRYGSKSVSRNDAVSWLDSAPSSLSSLNIYPAVYESSRIHQNSLLSYTERNTSSPVDGVAQKYHERHNHNELLAQRQSPIGDGASSSISANYSSDLTLLHHTSPLNIDLASSGSPRSLQSSYSSTFGSTSYASDTGITKYTQQEQHVIGNAMVTHRASPLVDVPSPSKNSTSSPNMQHHTNSRDSASGGSFRRRSSFDRDTGASSSSSSPSSSSEGKTSFPVDTEIIDFILTQEPDVVKRIQNACGTEMSLKYDAGFTMVTFLGKNSEEAKAYLLETIKKIGPLLRTQVIELKKFDRSEQKKILQRIEFNKDLGVTITPSDDCVKIVGYSNLSFEVMQKILGNNDDRGRAMGRNSKLRRSSSLPRQFKSTPQSRSTGPEYQAGAPKTYSPSHYQEKSDEGKASQVVRGREQTPDRNPQHTRSNSASRDKSKISKERSMHQDVELTTPNQVKKSMDFIKLHDLKSRSIFCKGFNIRKK, from the exons ATGGAGCCAATGGTTATTGAAGTGCATGGAGTTCCATCCATTTCTTCTCATGATCGAATGACTGATCAGTTAAAGATCCACTTCCTGAAGCGGAAAAATTCTGGTGGAGATGTTTTAATGGTAATTTACCCAACTTCCACTCCAGGCCAGGCTTATGTCATTTTTGAATCTGCTGAAG ttCCCGAAGTCTTGGCATGGAAACATATTTTGGAAGTAGACAACAGATTTTATCCAATAGGTGTAAAGAAAGCTCATTTGTCTGAG GTGGACATGCCAGTCGAGACTTCTCTGGATTTGAGTATGTTCCCAAAGCAAGAAAAGACAGTCTCAAAGCTCCTTAAATATTATGGCTTTAATGTAAAAGATATCAAATCAGGTCACGTTCAGCTTCATGGCTCCTTCTTGAAGCTAAAGCTCTTACGCAGTAAGCTTATGCAGCTTCAGGGTCATGAACATCAGTCACATGAGAGATCTCCAACAACTCTTCACAATGGCTCTACTTTGGGGTACGGCATGGAGCGTAATAGTGTGGACCACAGATATGGGTCTAAGTCTGTCTCAAGGAACGATGCTGTTAGTTGGCTTGATAGTgcaccatcatcattatcatctttaaatatatatccaGCAGTATATGAATCCTCCAGGATCCATCAGAACAGTCTTTTATCTTACACTGAAAGAAATACAAGCAGTCCAGTGGATGGTGTTGCTCAAAAATATCACGAACGACACAACCACAATGAACTGCTTGCCCAAAGACAAAGCCCGATTGGTGATGGTGCATCATCATCAATATCAGCAAATTATTCATCTGATCTCACCCTGCTACACCACACATCTCCACTGAATATAGATTTAGCCTCAAGTGGATCCCCCAGAAGTCTACAAAGCAGTTACAGCTCGACTTTTGGAAGTACTAGCTATGCATCGGACACTGGTATTACAAAATATACCCAACAAGAGCAACATGTCATTGGCAATGCAATGGTTACTCATAGAGCAAGCCCCCTTGTTGATGTTCCATCACCATCAAAAAACTCTACATCCAGCCCCAACATGCAACACCACACAAATTCCAGGGATTCAGCCTCAGGTGGATCCTTTAGGAGGCGTTCAAGCTTTGATAGAGATACTGGGGCCAGCTCATCTTCAAGCAGTCCCTCATCCTCGAGTGAAGGAAAGACAAGCTTTCCGGTGGACACAGAAATCATAGACTTTATACTCACCCAAGAGCCAGATGTTGTTAAGAGGATTCAGAATGCCTGTGGTACTGAGATGAGCTTAAAATACGATGCTGGGTTTACAATGGTCACATTTTTGGGAAAGAACAGTGAGGAAGCTAAAGCATATCTTCTGGAAACTATTAAAAAGATTGGGCCTTTGTTGCGCACCCAAGTCATTGAGCTGAAGAAATTTGACCGTTCCGAACAAAAGAAGATCCTTCAGAGAATTGAGTTTAATAAAGACTTGGGTGTTACGATCACTCCTAGTGACGATTGTGTAAAGATTGTGGGGTACTCAAACTTAAGCTTTGAAGTGATGCAAAAGATACTGGGAAACAACGATGACCGTGGAAGAGCCATGGGGAGAAACTCAAAACTCAGGAGAAGCTCCTCTTTACCCCGACAGTTTAAGTCGACTCCCCAATCCCGTAGTACAGGTCCTGAATATCAGGCAGGTGCCCCAAAGACATATTCTCCCTCACATTATCAAGAGAAATCAGATGAAGGAAAAGCTTCACAGGTTGTTCGAGGCCGGGAACAGACTCCAGACAGGAACCCCCAACACACACGCAGCAATTCAGCATCTCGAGACAAAAGCAAGATAAGCAAGGAGCGGTCAATGCATCAAGATGTAGAGTTAACGACACCAAATCAAGTAAAAAAGTCTATGGATTTTATAAAACTTCATGATTTAAAAAGCAGAAGTATTTTCTGCAAAGGCTTCAACATAAGGAAGAAGTAA